A DNA window from Salvelinus sp. IW2-2015 linkage group LG4q.1:29, ASM291031v2, whole genome shotgun sequence contains the following coding sequences:
- the rnf34b gene encoding E3 ubiquitin-protein ligase RNF34, whose product MYKAGASSMWASCCGLLNEVMGTGTVRGQQPGFGAGAGPFRFAPSAGYSTYPPTSSGSAGQLCKACGLAFSVFRRKHICSDCKKSFCALCSVLQENLRCCTTCHLLRGTAFQRPQLMALRVKDLRQYLLLRNIPTDTCREKEDLVDLVLCHLEAGENTSTQGAVEEEEEEEDTDSLHSLPHSLHASPPSATRRSASEQSALSASQGDAPLSRSDSSGTAQSQQHGEAPTIPLLHLEPAREPTIEVSPVTQRRMRASLSDLDNEGDIESLSVRQLKEILARNFVNYSGCCEKWELIERVHRLYRENEQNRKSMENVSNINSMTAVVAYPPPICNGAVGDSMKAQLASDDHLCRICMDAVIDCVLLECGHMVTCTKCGMRMSECPICRQYVVRAVHVFKS is encoded by the exons GCAGGAGCATCGTCCATGTGGGCATCATGCTGCGGGCTGCTGAACGAGGTGATGGGCACAGGGACGGTGCGCGGGCAGCAGCCAGGGTTCGGGGCCGGGGCGGGGCCCTTCCGCTTTGCCCCCAGCGCTGGGTACTCCACCTACCCCCCCACCAGCTCAGGGAGCGCAGGTCAGCTCTGCAAGGCCTGTGGACTGGCCTTCTCTGTCTTCAGGCGCAAG caCATATGCTCGGACTGTAAGAAGAGTTTCTGTGCCCTGTGCTCGGTGCTGCAGGAGAACCTCCGCTGCTGCACCACCTGTCACCTCCTGCGCGGCACGGCCTTCCAGAGACCACAGCTCATGGCGCTGCGCGTTAAAGACCTGCGCCAGTACCTGCTGCTGCGCAACATCCCTACAGACACCTGCAGGGAGAAGGAGGACCTGGTGGACCTGGTGCTCTGCCACCTGGAAGCAGGGGAAAACACCTCCACACAAGGAGctgtagaggaggaagaggaggaggaggacacagacaGCCTGCActccctcccccactccctccaCGCCTCGCCCCCCTCAGCCACACGACGCTCCGCCTCGGAGCAGTCGGCGCTCTCTGCCTCCCAGGGAGACGCTCCTCTCAGCCGGAGTGACAGCTCAGGGACCGCTCAGAGCCAG CAGCATGGGGAAGCTCCAACCATCCCTCTCCTGCACCTGGAACCTGCCAGGGAACCTACCATAGAG GTCAGTCCAGTGACGCAGAGGAGGATGCGGGCCTCTTTATCTGACCTGGATAATGAGGGGGACATTGAGAGCCTGTCTGTTCGGCAGCTCAAAGAGATTCTGGCACGTAACTTTGTCAACTACTCTGGCTGCTGTGAGAAGTGGGAGCTAATAGAGCGGGTACATCGGCTCTACAGGGAGAACGAGCAGAACAGGAAGTCCA TGGAAAATGTCAGTAACATCAACAGCATGACCGCAG TGGTGGCATATCCCCCACCTATATGCAATGGTGCAGTGGGAG ACAGTATGAAGGCTCAGCTGGCCTCTGATGATCACCTGTGTCGCATCTGCATGGACGCTGTGATCGACTGTGTGCTGCTGGAGTGTGGCCACATGGTCACCTGTACCAAATGTGGGATGAGGATGAGCGAGTGCCCCATCTGCAGGCAGTACGTGGTGCGGGCCGTGCACGTCTTCAAGTCTTAA